A region of Flavobacterium album DNA encodes the following proteins:
- a CDS encoding PQQ-dependent sugar dehydrogenase, with amino-acid sequence MKSYLFLPGAFLAVVTTVCSIKQNKGYTATDTGSTTTAIAGPAENYATYCAGCHGEKMNAFVDRDWKHGSTLKDLMKSIKTGWPDDGMPAFAKTFSDKETEELAEYILTGIKERKEYDFNDRPTSDIFKSESMTVKLEPVATGIDVPWGMAFLPDRGILVTERGGKLYKVFNKQKQEIKGVPAVVAEGQGGLLDIALHPDFANNQLIYFSYSKPHPDNKRLATTAVMRAKLGRGGLSEQQIIFEALPYAPTRHHYGSRLVFDGKGHLFVSVGERGNEKENPQNTNNNQLGKIHRINDDGSIPADNPIKDKSGKVTSLYTYGNRNPQGLALNPFTGELWENEHGPRGGDEINIMQPGKNYGWPLTSYGINYDGTTITDKTTAQGIIDPQLYWIPSIGPSGMAFVTGHKYKPWKGAVLSGSLRFQYLNLSYLDGNKITKEEKLLKNIGRVRDVRMGPDGYIYVAVEKPAAAIYKLIPVE; translated from the coding sequence ATGAAAAGCTACCTCTTTCTGCCGGGCGCGTTCCTTGCAGTGGTTACAACAGTTTGCAGCATTAAGCAAAATAAAGGATATACTGCGACAGATACCGGCAGTACAACAACAGCGATAGCCGGGCCTGCCGAAAATTATGCAACCTACTGCGCCGGATGCCACGGTGAAAAGATGAATGCTTTTGTAGACCGCGACTGGAAACACGGGAGCACCCTGAAAGACCTTATGAAAAGCATAAAGACCGGTTGGCCTGATGATGGCATGCCCGCCTTTGCCAAAACATTCAGTGATAAGGAAACAGAGGAGCTGGCAGAATATATCCTGACGGGTATAAAAGAACGCAAGGAATACGATTTTAATGACAGACCAACGTCCGATATTTTCAAAAGCGAAAGCATGACGGTAAAGCTGGAACCGGTGGCAACGGGTATCGATGTGCCATGGGGGATGGCCTTCCTGCCTGATAGGGGAATTTTGGTTACCGAAAGGGGCGGCAAGCTATACAAGGTTTTTAATAAGCAAAAACAGGAGATAAAAGGTGTTCCGGCTGTTGTTGCCGAAGGCCAGGGCGGCCTGCTGGATATTGCCCTGCATCCTGATTTCGCTAATAACCAGCTGATCTATTTCTCTTACTCAAAACCCCACCCGGATAACAAGCGCCTTGCCACAACGGCTGTTATGCGTGCGAAGCTGGGCAGGGGCGGGCTCTCGGAGCAACAGATAATTTTTGAGGCGCTTCCGTATGCGCCCACACGCCACCATTATGGGAGCCGTCTGGTATTCGATGGTAAAGGCCACCTGTTCGTTTCGGTAGGGGAGCGCGGCAATGAGAAGGAGAACCCGCAGAATACCAACAATAATCAGTTGGGCAAAATACACCGCATCAATGATGATGGCTCAATCCCGGCCGATAATCCTATAAAGGACAAATCGGGCAAGGTGACATCGCTGTATACCTATGGCAACCGCAACCCGCAGGGACTTGCGCTAAATCCGTTTACGGGCGAATTGTGGGAGAATGAGCACGGCCCACGCGGCGGCGATGAGATCAACATCATGCAGCCCGGGAAAAATTACGGTTGGCCGCTGACAAGCTATGGAATTAACTACGACGGCACCACTATTACCGATAAGACCACTGCACAGGGCATAATCGACCCGCAGCTGTACTGGATACCCTCGATCGGACCGTCGGGAATGGCATTTGTAACAGGCCATAAATACAAACCGTGGAAAGGCGCAGTGCTATCGGGTTCGCTCCGCTTCCAGTACCTGAACCTGTCGTACCTTGATGGCAATAAAATAACCAAAGAAGAAAAACTGCTCAAAAATATTGGCCGTGTACGCGATGTGCGCATGGGGCCGGATGGCTATATCTATGTTGCTGTCGAAAAACCTGCTGCGGCAATTTATAAGCTTATTCCTGTAGAATAA
- a CDS encoding class I SAM-dependent methyltransferase, whose amino-acid sequence MFAQFLDEKVRQFIKDNTGSPVEKLALQKNPFPHIPWAETLNQIAAREKAKDKLPTWFAAEGIVYPSKISVEQTSSETAAQYKSGLVDGETLIDLTGGFGIDDYYFSKKIGHVTHCEINLELSAIAKHNFEILGAANIECLPGNSLDVLELLARQWDWLYIDPSRRSDAKGKVFLLKDCVPNVPELLDTYFKYTNTILIKTAPLLDITAGLGELHSVKAIHIVAVNNEVKELLWILEKGFTGTPMLYAVNIGKDSHEVFETPYDGIEEAFYELPQKYLYEPNSAIMKSGAFDALSRHYNIAKLHRHSQLYTSDELIDFAGRRFKIDEIIPFQKAAMKQLEGKKMNITVRNFPVSVEELRKKWKIKDGGDVYAFFTTNKKEEKIVLVCSKA is encoded by the coding sequence TTGTTCGCACAGTTTTTGGACGAAAAAGTCCGGCAATTTATAAAAGACAATACAGGGAGCCCGGTGGAGAAGCTGGCGCTGCAAAAGAACCCGTTCCCCCACATACCCTGGGCAGAAACCCTGAACCAGATAGCGGCACGCGAAAAAGCTAAGGACAAGCTGCCTACGTGGTTTGCCGCCGAAGGCATCGTCTATCCATCAAAAATATCTGTAGAGCAAACCTCATCAGAAACCGCAGCACAGTATAAAAGCGGTCTGGTGGACGGTGAGACCCTGATTGACCTTACCGGTGGTTTTGGTATCGACGATTATTATTTTTCGAAAAAGATCGGGCATGTAACGCACTGCGAGATCAACCTGGAGCTTTCGGCGATTGCTAAGCATAATTTTGAAATATTAGGAGCGGCGAATATCGAATGCCTTCCCGGCAACAGCCTTGATGTACTCGAATTGCTGGCCCGCCAATGGGACTGGCTGTACATTGACCCCTCCCGCCGCAGCGATGCTAAAGGCAAGGTATTCCTGCTGAAAGATTGTGTTCCCAATGTACCTGAATTGCTGGATACCTATTTTAAATACACCAATACTATCCTCATAAAAACCGCACCGTTGCTCGACATCACCGCCGGGCTGGGCGAGCTGCACTCTGTTAAGGCAATACATATCGTAGCCGTCAATAACGAAGTAAAGGAGCTGCTTTGGATATTGGAAAAAGGCTTTACAGGAACACCTATGCTGTATGCCGTTAACATAGGGAAAGATAGTCACGAAGTTTTTGAAACGCCCTATGACGGCATTGAGGAAGCTTTTTACGAACTTCCGCAAAAGTACCTGTACGAACCGAACAGCGCCATCATGAAATCGGGCGCGTTTGATGCCTTGAGCCGCCATTACAATATTGCCAAGCTGCACCGGCATTCGCAGCTGTACACTTCAGATGAACTTATCGATTTTGCCGGAAGGAGGTTTAAAATTGATGAGATCATCCCTTTCCAAAAAGCTGCCATGAAACAGCTGGAAGGCAAAAAAATGAATATTACCGTGCGTAACTTTCCGGTTTCTGTAGAAGAGCTTCGCAAAAAATGGAAAATTAAGGATGGTGGGGATGTTTACGCCTTTTTTACTACAAACAAAAAAGAGGAAAAGATAGTCTTGGTCTGCTCTAAAGCCTGA
- a CDS encoding winged helix-turn-helix transcriptional regulator: MIEKKIKKNEDRCALQEILGVIGGKWSMSIIYALFPGTKRFSELERLIPGINTRMLVKELKNMETNGIVVRNVYATVPPTVEYTLTTKGAQLEPIINELYKWGLEYIS; encoded by the coding sequence ATGATTGAAAAAAAAATAAAAAAAAATGAAGACAGGTGCGCACTTCAGGAAATTCTGGGTGTAATCGGGGGGAAATGGTCTATGTCTATCATTTATGCCCTATTCCCCGGAACAAAGCGTTTTAGTGAATTGGAGCGGCTGATACCCGGGATCAATACCCGGATGTTAGTAAAGGAATTAAAAAATATGGAGACTAACGGGATTGTTGTCAGGAATGTTTATGCAACTGTTCCACCCACAGTAGAATACACTTTAACTACTAAAGGTGCGCAATTAGAACCTATAATTAATGAATTATACAAGTGGGGACTTGAGTATATCAGTTAA
- a CDS encoding SDR family oxidoreductase gives MDTTFKGQVALVTGGTKGIGKAIADTLSSKGAMVLVTARTAPEEIIENQHFIASDLTKPESAEGIAKEILDKYGRIDTIVNNAGANLGPGGGFSTLSDEDWYNDWELNFLSVVRINKALLPAMIEQKSGVIINISTGAARQPIWDMTMSYSSAKAALNVYSKALANELGPKGIRVNIVSPGVVKTPLMLEFIENIAKTSNSTTDDAFKVIMDKVNVPLGRMAESEEIAKLVAFLASPDAKYITGSNYFIDGGASPTV, from the coding sequence ATGGATACAACTTTTAAAGGCCAGGTTGCCTTAGTAACGGGCGGAACAAAAGGGATTGGTAAAGCAATTGCAGATACATTAAGCAGTAAAGGCGCCATGGTATTAGTCACTGCACGCACCGCTCCTGAAGAAATAATAGAAAACCAGCATTTCATCGCCTCTGACCTCACTAAACCGGAAAGTGCTGAGGGTATCGCCAAAGAAATACTTGATAAATATGGCAGGATAGATACCATCGTAAATAATGCAGGTGCAAACCTGGGCCCTGGCGGCGGCTTTAGTACACTGTCAGACGAGGACTGGTATAATGACTGGGAATTGAATTTCCTGTCGGTCGTACGAATCAACAAGGCATTGTTACCGGCAATGATCGAACAGAAAAGCGGTGTAATCATTAATATTTCTACAGGAGCAGCTAGGCAGCCTATATGGGATATGACAATGTCGTATTCATCTGCCAAGGCGGCGCTAAATGTGTACAGTAAGGCATTGGCAAACGAATTAGGCCCTAAGGGTATCCGGGTAAATATTGTATCGCCCGGTGTGGTTAAAACACCGCTGATGCTTGAGTTTATCGAAAACATCGCCAAAACATCGAATAGCACCACAGACGATGCATTTAAAGTAATTATGGATAAAGTAAACGTCCCTTTAGGCAGGATGGCTGAATCGGAAGAAATTGCTAAACTGGTGGCATTTCTCGCATCACCAGACGCGAAATATATTACAGGCAGCAATTATTTTATAGATGGCGGCGCTTCACCAACGGTCTAA
- the tsaD gene encoding tRNA (adenosine(37)-N6)-threonylcarbamoyltransferase complex transferase subunit TsaD codes for MSEQPIYILAIESSCDDTAAAVLQNGKMLSNIVARQDVHEQYGGVVPELASRAHQQNIVPVIDVALKKAGVEKSQLSAIAFTQGPGLMGSLLVGSSFAKSLAIALDVPLIAVNHMQAHILAHFIDEEGFDKPEFPFLAMTISGGHTQIVKVNNFFDMEVIGETTDDAVGEAFDKSAKILGLPYPGGPLVDKYAKEGNPKAFAFTKPKVPGLNFSFSGLKTQILYFVQKNVSENPDFIRDNMNDICASIQYTIINILIEKLKLAVKETGIKQVAIGGGVSANSGIRNTLKEAEKKHGWKTFIPKFEYTTDNAAMIGIVGYQKYLQQMFNDAAVASKARIEL; via the coding sequence ATGTCTGAGCAGCCCATTTATATTTTAGCCATTGAAAGTTCGTGCGACGACACTGCCGCGGCGGTGCTGCAAAACGGCAAAATGCTGTCGAATATCGTGGCCAGGCAGGATGTACACGAGCAATATGGCGGTGTGGTTCCCGAACTTGCCTCGCGTGCCCACCAGCAAAATATAGTGCCCGTAATCGATGTGGCGCTGAAGAAGGCAGGTGTGGAAAAGTCACAGCTTTCCGCAATTGCATTTACACAGGGGCCGGGGCTTATGGGGTCGCTTTTGGTAGGAAGCTCCTTTGCCAAATCACTGGCGATCGCGCTTGATGTTCCATTGATAGCGGTGAACCATATGCAGGCACACATCCTTGCCCATTTTATAGACGAGGAAGGCTTTGATAAACCGGAGTTTCCGTTCCTGGCAATGACCATCAGCGGCGGGCATACCCAGATCGTGAAGGTGAACAATTTTTTCGACATGGAAGTTATTGGCGAAACTACCGATGATGCCGTGGGCGAAGCCTTTGATAAAAGCGCCAAGATACTGGGGCTGCCTTATCCCGGCGGTCCTTTGGTCGACAAATATGCCAAAGAAGGCAACCCAAAAGCTTTTGCTTTTACCAAGCCGAAAGTGCCGGGGCTTAATTTCAGCTTTAGCGGATTGAAGACACAGATACTTTACTTCGTGCAAAAGAATGTGTCCGAAAACCCTGATTTTATTAGAGACAATATGAATGACATCTGCGCCTCGATACAATATACCATCATCAATATCCTGATAGAAAAGCTGAAACTGGCCGTGAAGGAAACCGGTATTAAGCAGGTAGCTATAGGTGGTGGTGTCTCGGCGAACAGCGGCATCCGCAACACACTGAAAGAAGCCGAAAAGAAACACGGCTGGAAAACGTTCATCCCGAAATTCGAATACACGACCGATAACGCTGCCATGATAGGCATAGTTGGTTACCAGAAATATTTGCAGCAGATGTTTAACGATGCGGCTGTGGCCTCAAAAGCAAGGATAGAACTATAA
- a CDS encoding ankyrin repeat domain-containing protein: protein MSFMPHGIRVLSKQGTLLTFKTYLIYYGAEELPRTHGFALQLLMDRPGSFALKQDIADKDYDEEDNHINNSFKVAQHYIKSLEVDSFENFPLNDKFFNKDWHGFNKDTGKFHAEEYLPSAIYTLEVKDARWIEHLQPGDVWETKSYNIDGPTWYLEFKDDTSHKFYRVTRRAADVWRFTYGRIGSEGNENVQRINAEAALKKVNEKLAKGYTLVYKNFETDYSFEDKVLAPMRQARREKSGQADTEAMFKAVADKDVETVRQLLEKGVDPNTCLDKYKTPILEIASQNWRDVTDKNIAITRLLLEHGADPNTGKWGPIFLSICYMPQREEMIHLFLEFGVDITLSRDNDGHTVLQSAAASGLPWLVKECIAKGMDVNHVPKNGLTAIHYAAGAANNAIEVIDLLIEAGANLEFPEGERSPMHMAAADGTAETIDYLVKLGLDINLKDDYGDIPAHYCLRGSSVEKLEAMIRLGADINRPDNKGRTTMQVVTERVLNSSDETTALALEKIKFLMDKGYALYPEENAAPIATEFLERLKTPAKLKPFETGSVFKMLEYGLDPYETDKNGFSVVHLAAKINNTEMLAKCLEKTGNINLTDEFGWTPLHYAVCHKNKELVKLLREEGIDETIQAKKKRTYAKAKIPAGATAAEIAAMIGNDEVLL from the coding sequence ATGTCATTTATGCCTCATGGTATCCGCGTGCTTTCAAAACAGGGTACACTACTTACTTTCAAAACCTATCTTATTTATTACGGCGCGGAAGAACTTCCCCGCACGCATGGCTTTGCACTTCAGCTCCTTATGGACAGACCGGGCAGCTTTGCGCTGAAGCAGGATATTGCTGACAAAGATTATGATGAGGAAGATAACCATATTAATAATAGTTTTAAAGTTGCTCAACACTACATCAAAAGCCTCGAAGTGGATAGTTTTGAGAATTTCCCGCTTAACGATAAGTTTTTCAACAAGGATTGGCATGGCTTTAATAAAGATACCGGCAAGTTCCATGCAGAGGAGTATTTGCCCAGTGCAATATATACTTTAGAAGTAAAAGATGCCCGCTGGATCGAGCACCTTCAACCGGGGGATGTGTGGGAGACTAAGTCTTATAATATTGACGGCCCTACCTGGTATCTGGAGTTTAAAGATGACACTAGCCATAAATTTTACCGTGTAACCCGGAGGGCGGCAGATGTATGGAGATTTACTTATGGCAGGATAGGCTCTGAAGGTAATGAAAATGTTCAAAGGATAAACGCTGAAGCCGCCCTGAAAAAGGTAAATGAAAAACTTGCTAAAGGATACACATTAGTATATAAGAATTTTGAAACAGACTACAGTTTTGAAGATAAAGTTTTGGCACCCATGCGGCAGGCAAGAAGAGAAAAGTCGGGCCAGGCGGATACAGAGGCTATGTTCAAAGCTGTGGCAGATAAAGATGTAGAAACCGTAAGGCAGCTCCTGGAGAAAGGCGTTGACCCCAATACCTGTCTCGATAAATACAAGACCCCTATACTGGAAATAGCATCGCAAAATTGGAGGGATGTCACCGATAAGAATATTGCCATCACACGTTTACTGCTCGAACACGGTGCCGACCCGAATACGGGCAAATGGGGGCCGATATTCCTGAGCATCTGCTACATGCCCCAAAGGGAGGAGATGATACACCTTTTCCTTGAATTTGGGGTGGATATAACCCTGTCCCGGGATAATGATGGCCATACGGTGCTGCAATCTGCGGCTGCAAGCGGTCTGCCATGGCTGGTTAAGGAATGCATTGCAAAAGGCATGGACGTTAACCATGTTCCAAAAAACGGACTTACAGCCATTCATTATGCCGCAGGGGCAGCAAACAATGCGATAGAGGTCATCGATCTGTTGATAGAAGCCGGTGCAAACCTTGAATTTCCCGAGGGCGAACGCTCACCAATGCACATGGCGGCCGCTGACGGTACCGCGGAAACCATTGACTACCTTGTAAAGCTTGGACTGGACATCAATTTAAAGGACGATTACGGTGATATACCCGCACATTACTGCCTGCGAGGTAGCTCTGTTGAGAAGCTTGAGGCGATGATCAGGCTGGGGGCCGACATCAACAGGCCCGATAATAAAGGGCGCACAACGATGCAGGTGGTTACCGAAAGGGTACTGAATTCTTCTGACGAAACTACAGCGCTTGCCCTGGAAAAGATAAAGTTCCTGATGGATAAAGGCTATGCGCTTTACCCTGAAGAGAATGCTGCACCCATTGCCACTGAATTCCTGGAACGCCTGAAAACACCTGCAAAGCTGAAGCCTTTTGAAACAGGATCGGTATTCAAAATGCTCGAATATGGCCTTGATCCTTATGAGACGGATAAAAATGGTTTTTCAGTAGTGCATCTTGCCGCAAAAATAAATAATACAGAAATGTTGGCAAAATGCCTTGAAAAAACGGGGAACATCAACCTTACAGACGAATTCGGGTGGACACCTTTACACTATGCCGTTTGCCATAAAAATAAGGAACTGGTTAAGCTATTGAGGGAAGAAGGTATTGATGAAACGATTCAGGCAAAGAAAAAAAGGACTTATGCAAAGGCCAAAATACCTGCCGGGGCTACAGCCGCAGAAATTGCCGCAATGATAGGTAATGATGAAGTGCTTTTGTAA
- a CDS encoding AI-2E family transporter, which produces MITSKIIANGILRALLIIAAAFLLLLFLYKVQLVIIYLFVALIVSMIASPIVYFLKRKLRFPHILAVITTLLLFLGMLVGFVWLFVPLIVSQSENLSLLDTAKLEQDFNNLLLQVNDYFGIDTKKMMEQSDLTKKLNFNFIPNFINSLLGILSGFGMGLASVLFISFFFLKDRKLFTVNAKKILPDAHEDKILNSLRKVNYLLSRYFIGLIIQMAVLFTMYLIVLLIFGVENAFIIAFITALLNIIPYIGPIIATALVIVLTLLGHLGPDMQADMFSTTLYVVIGYCAAQFVDNNFSTPIIFSNSVNSHPLEIFIVILASGFVFGILGMIIAVPMYTIIKVVAKEFFPKNPVVKILTKDI; this is translated from the coding sequence ATGATTACCTCTAAGATAATTGCCAACGGGATACTGCGCGCCCTGCTGATCATTGCAGCTGCATTTTTGCTTTTACTATTTCTCTATAAGGTACAGTTAGTAATTATTTACCTCTTTGTGGCGCTGATTGTGAGCATGATCGCCAGCCCGATAGTCTATTTCCTGAAGAGGAAGCTGCGGTTCCCTCACATATTGGCAGTCATTACCACATTATTGCTATTCCTTGGTATGTTAGTTGGTTTTGTATGGCTGTTTGTACCGCTTATCGTTTCGCAGAGTGAAAATCTGTCATTACTGGACACTGCCAAGCTGGAACAGGATTTCAACAACCTGCTGCTTCAGGTCAACGATTATTTTGGCATTGATACGAAGAAAATGATGGAACAGTCTGACCTTACTAAAAAGCTCAACTTTAATTTCATTCCAAATTTCATCAATTCGCTGCTGGGCATACTCAGCGGTTTTGGTATGGGGCTTGCCTCGGTACTTTTCATCAGCTTCTTTTTCCTCAAAGACAGGAAGCTTTTTACCGTTAATGCAAAAAAGATCCTGCCCGATGCCCATGAAGACAAAATACTCAATTCGTTACGCAAGGTTAATTACCTGCTGAGCCGTTATTTCATCGGCCTTATCATACAGATGGCGGTACTTTTTACGATGTATCTCATAGTGCTGCTCATTTTTGGGGTGGAGAATGCATTTATCATCGCCTTTATAACCGCATTGCTTAATATCATCCCGTATATCGGGCCCATCATTGCAACCGCGCTTGTAATCGTGCTTACGCTGCTCGGGCACCTAGGCCCGGATATGCAGGCCGATATGTTCTCTACTACGCTGTATGTGGTCATAGGCTACTGCGCGGCGCAATTTGTAGATAACAACTTCAGCACGCCCATCATCTTTTCCAACAGCGTCAACTCGCACCCGTTGGAGATTTTTATCGTAATTTTGGCAAGCGGGTTTGTTTTTGGCATACTCGGGATGATCATTGCCGTCCCTATGTATACCATCATCAAGGTAGTGGCAAAAGAATTTTTCCCTAAAAACCCCGTGGTCAAGATACTTACAAAAGATATATAG
- a CDS encoding DUF4159 domain-containing protein, whose translation MKKLLYILLLSPALLMAQEIAVLKYSGGGDWYGNPTSLPNLAKFCNQNINTKINTKTAVVEAGSPDLSSYPFVHMTGHGNVVFSDNDVANLRGYLTSGGFLHIDDNYGMDKFIRKEIKKIFPDKELVQVPVSHEIYKGPFAFPQGMPKIHEHDNKPPQAWGIFVEGRLVLLYTYETDLGDGWEDQEVHNDPREAREKALKMGANILNYAFNN comes from the coding sequence ATGAAAAAACTCCTCTATATACTCCTGCTTTCTCCTGCCCTGCTCATGGCGCAGGAAATTGCCGTTTTAAAATACTCCGGTGGTGGCGACTGGTATGGCAACCCTACATCACTACCCAACCTGGCTAAATTCTGCAACCAGAACATCAATACAAAGATAAACACCAAGACTGCTGTTGTGGAAGCAGGGAGCCCTGACCTTTCCTCCTACCCTTTTGTGCACATGACGGGGCACGGCAACGTGGTGTTCAGCGATAATGATGTAGCCAACCTGCGAGGCTACCTCACCTCAGGAGGGTTCCTGCATATCGACGATAACTACGGTATGGATAAATTCATCCGCAAAGAGATCAAGAAGATATTCCCTGATAAAGAACTGGTGCAGGTACCTGTAAGCCACGAGATCTATAAAGGCCCATTCGCCTTTCCACAGGGCATGCCGAAAATACATGAACACGACAATAAGCCGCCACAGGCATGGGGTATCTTTGTTGAAGGAAGGCTGGTATTACTTTATACTTATGAAACCGACCTTGGTGACGGATGGGAAGACCAGGAAGTACACAACGACCCGCGCGAAGCAAGGGAAAAAGCGCTGAAAATGGGAGCGAATATCCTCAACTACGCTTTTAATAATTAG
- a CDS encoding 16S rRNA (uracil(1498)-N(3))-methyltransferase, translating into MQLFYNPDIQPGDSTFTFDKEESRHIVKVLRKKEGDTIQITNGNGYLFTSEILFANEKKCEVRIKHEEVFDPTPYSLHLTVAPTKMNDRYEWFLEKATEIGIHEITPIICEHSERINFKADRFEKILQSAMKQSVQFYLPKLNEPVAYNTFVNNQRDGQLFIAHCEETDKKLLKNALQPRQKVTILIGPEGDFSPKEIKLALEKGYIPVSLGNTRLRTETAAVVAAHSVAFVNEE; encoded by the coding sequence ATGCAGCTTTTCTATAACCCCGACATACAGCCCGGCGACAGCACTTTTACTTTTGATAAAGAGGAGAGCCGCCATATCGTAAAAGTACTTCGCAAAAAAGAAGGCGACACAATACAGATAACCAATGGTAACGGATACCTGTTCACATCGGAAATACTCTTTGCTAATGAGAAAAAGTGCGAAGTAAGGATAAAGCACGAAGAAGTATTCGACCCCACACCCTACTCCCTGCACCTTACCGTAGCTCCCACAAAAATGAACGACCGCTACGAGTGGTTTTTAGAAAAAGCTACCGAGATAGGTATCCACGAGATAACGCCGATTATCTGTGAGCATTCGGAACGCATCAATTTTAAAGCCGACCGTTTCGAGAAGATCCTGCAAAGCGCCATGAAGCAGTCGGTACAATTCTACCTGCCAAAGCTGAATGAGCCGGTAGCCTACAACACTTTTGTAAATAACCAGCGTGACGGGCAGCTGTTCATAGCCCATTGCGAGGAAACCGATAAAAAGCTGCTTAAAAATGCTTTACAACCCAGGCAAAAAGTAACCATCCTCATAGGCCCGGAAGGGGATTTTTCTCCAAAGGAAATAAAATTGGCTTTGGAGAAAGGCTATATCCCGGTATCATTAGGCAATACCCGCCTGCGCACAGAAACTGCTGCGGTTGTTGCGGCGCATAGTGTGGCGTTTGTGAATGAGGAGTAA